One genomic window of Motacilla alba alba isolate MOTALB_02 chromosome 1, Motacilla_alba_V1.0_pri, whole genome shotgun sequence includes the following:
- the LOC119709722 gene encoding arachidonate 5-lipoxygenase-activating protein, whose protein sequence is MDQETLGSIVLLVIVTLISVVQNAFFANKVEHESRHCNGKVLQRQGSSSFDRVYTANQNCGHAYPTFLAVLWCAGLLCSQAPAAFAGLMYLFVRQKYFVGYLGERTQSTPGYLFGKRIIFFLFLMSVAGILNYYLVFFFGSDFEIHIKTITSAISPLLLIP, encoded by the exons ATGGACCAGGAGACCCTGGGAAGCATTGTCCTGCTTGTCATCGTCACCCTGATCAGTGTTGTCCAGAACG ctttttttgCTAACAAAGTGGAGCATGAAAGCAGACACTGCAATGGGAAGGTGTTGCAGCGGCAGGGATCCTCCTCCTTTGACCGTGTCTACACTGCCAA CCAGAACTGTGGACATGCATACCCTACGTTCCTCGCTGTGCTTTGGTGTGCTGGCCTTCTCTGCAGCCAAG ctcctgctgcctttgctggccTGATGTACCTCTTTGTGAGGCAGAAGTACTTTGTGGGCTACCTCGGGGAGAGGACTCAGAG CACTCCTGGTTACTTGTTTGGAAAGCgcatcatttttttcctgtttctcatgTCTGTGGCTGGAATTCTCAACTACTATCTCGTCTTCTTTTTCGGAAGTGACTTTGAAATACACATCAAGACGATAACCAGCGCAATCTCTCCATTGTTGCTCATACCCTAA